A DNA window from Candidatus Eisenbacteria bacterium contains the following coding sequences:
- a CDS encoding pitrilysin family protein: MATAERPDRPFSRVVLPSGITIVGERMESVRSAAIGVWIRVGSRQEARAEAGMTHFLEHVVFKGTRRRDALAIALAIESVGGHLDAFTGREVTCFNARVLEEHLDLAVDVLSDLALHPRLDPVEVEKEKGVIIEE, translated from the coding sequence GTGGCGACTGCCGAGCGTCCGGACCGTCCGTTCTCCCGCGTCGTGCTCCCCTCGGGGATCACGATCGTGGGGGAGCGCATGGAATCGGTGCGCTCGGCGGCCATCGGGGTCTGGATCCGGGTCGGCTCCCGGCAGGAAGCCAGGGCCGAGGCCGGCATGACCCACTTCCTCGAGCACGTCGTCTTCAAGGGCACCCGCCGGCGCGACGCGCTCGCGATCGCGCTCGCGATCGAGTCGGTCGGTGGCCATCTCGACGCCTTCACGGGACGCGAGGTGACCTGCTTCAACGCCCGCGTTCTCGAGGAGCATCTGGACCTCGCCGTCGACGTCCTCTCGGATCTCGCGCTCCATCCCCGCCTCGACCCCGTGGAAGTCGAGAAGGAGAAGGGCGTGATCATCGAGGAG